One window of Plasmodium falciparum 3D7 genome assembly, chromosome: 7 genomic DNA carries:
- a CDS encoding RNA-binding protein, putative: MMKEKDKKQKKKRSVEKKEYHSSCESMNDEERVSSEDENKKRKNKEDDKDIREREKSKKHDEDKMKKKKVYEENYNNEDGNIIKKKKKNSQNEEMNNDNKNNDNDDQDDEHNSKYNDCKRKHKSNSKIIDDPNNSDNDIKRRKEMKKRRKKNDTNKRDTNKRDTNKRDTNKRDTNKRDTNKRDTNKSDTNNSDTNKSDTNNSDTSSINSNMSNNYKKNTSDISEMSDNSSTNTRRKKYREEVMRKRKRDRSSEYKIKGSYKNIEIRMKNKNKYREKKKGRSQNSSNTKSDHSSNEKNYKKINDNNKYTSNDDDSSSNDSSNSNNGSNNYSDYSSTQKSRRNKLIRNVSSSASISERRRNKRKRRRSRSISIERRIKEKHRNIEDEDSEESDSKWRRRKRERSRDKYKERRRDSIRDRDKERYRDKERYRERERDRDRDRDRERDRDRDRERERERHRHRERERERDRERDRDRERERERRKSYKFDSPPHSCDEEDNIKLSKTTISNNNKSMSILSNSMPTLNSNNIVLNNDLSVVNNSGSNNNIESLIQTLNSNILSPNNSSLTTSHILNNNNNNNSILNESNLISNKLRNNLLLEEKNLLLKQSHLNLLLNNQLKLNNVMSLQNLYKNVLNINDLNLPTIDVNIEKTARELYVGNIPQHIDIQEIVKYLNSCLLILYNKENENENICLKACIRGDTHYAFVEFRNIQDTSNCMLLNGINFYGNNLRIGRPKTFPIEYHSLIPQATIPAIDNYYLSQGLIGLRSFIIFCKNEEKMKNDGLPVNMIKLQKLCVSNISKNNDTSKIKELLEAFGEIKNFEFFYGDETSDTYISLVEYVNTENAIQAHKILNQNTSYKIQFEHEIINDPHINNIIKNKYMKTENSILSLQVPTKVIVLNKIATFEELSDSSEYKDIVEDIKIECDKYGKTLEVVLPVFSYRTYEYLKRVSKKTQAGNVDPLENPMDKENKNDGDNKNDDDNNKNDGDDNNNDSNDNNNNDGDDNNNDGDNNNDDDNNNDDDNNNDGDDNNDDDNEEEDLTHPNYDLTSIGCAFIHFENIESATKARKELSGRKFGANIIEANYFSEKKFLMKNFKNVKYNFKKSHSSLFNVNLKLGNLTYSDCSDDE; the protein is encoded by the coding sequence atgatgaaagaaaaagataagaaacagaagaaaaaaagatcagtagaaaaaaaagagtaTCATAGTTCTTGTGAAAGCATGAACGATGAAGAGAGGGTTTCTTCTGAGGacgaaaataaaaaaagaaaaaacaaagaaGACGATAAAGATATAAGAGAACgagaaaaaagtaaaaaacaTGATGAggacaaaatgaaaaagaaaaaagtatacgaagaaaattataataatgaagatgggaacataataaaaaaaaagaaaaaaaattcacaaaatgaagaaatgaacaatgataataaaaataatgataatgatgatcaagatgatgaacataatagtaaatataatgattGTAAAAGAAAACATAAAAGTAATAGTAAAATTATTGATGATCCAAATAATAgtgataatgatataaaaagaaggaaagaaatgaaaaaaagaagaaaaaaaaatgatacaaATAAAAGAGATACAAATAAAAGAGATACAAATAAAAGAGATACAAATAAAAGAGATACAAATAAAAGAGATACAAATAAAAGAGATACAAATAAAAGCGATACAAATAATAGCGATACAAATAAAAGCGATACAAATAATAGCGATACAAGTTCAATCAATTCTAATATGtctaataattataaaaagaatactTCTGACATTTCTGAAATGTCTGATAATTCCTCAACAAATACGagaagaaagaaatataGAGAAGAAGTGatgagaaaaagaaaaagagatAGAAGCTCTGAGTACAAAATTAAAGGAtcctataaaaatattgaaatacgaatgaagaataaaaataaatatagagaaaagaaaaaaggaagaagCCAAAATTCAAGCAACACAAAAAGCGACCATTCGAGTaatgaaaagaattataaaaagattaatgataataataagtaTACTAGTAACGATGATGATAGTAGTAGCAATGATTCTtcaaatagtaataatggtagtaataattatagtgATTATAGTAGTACTCAAAAGTCACGTAGAAACAAACTTATAAGAAATGTAAGCTCAAGCGCTAGTATAAGTGAAAGGAGGAggaacaaaagaaaaagaagacgTTCAAGATCGATAAGTATCGAAAGAAGGATTAAGGAGAAACACAGAAATATAGAAGATGAAGACTCAGAGGAAAGTGACAGCAAATGGAGGAGAAGAAAAAGGGAACGAAGCagagataaatataaagaaagacGCAGGGATAGTATTCGAGATAGGGATAAAGAAAGGTATAGGGATAAAGAAAGATATAGGGAAAGAGAAAGAGATAGGGATAGAGATAGGGATAGGGAGAGAGATAGGGATAGAGATAGGGAGAGAGAAAGAGAAAGACACCGACATAGAGAAAGAGAAAGAGAAAGAGACCGAGAAAGAGATAGAGACCGAGAAAGAGAAAGAGAAAGACGTAAAAGCTACAAGTTTGATTCTCCGCCTCACTCATGTGACGAggaagataatataaaattatcgAAGACCACCATTTCAAATAACAACAAATCGATGAGCATTCTAAGTAATAGTATGCCAACattaaatagtaataatatagtattaaataatgatttatCTGTAGTTAATAATTCTGGTTCTAATAACAATATTGAAAGTTTAATACAGACTTTGAATAGTAATATTTTGAGCCCTAATAATAGCAGCTTAACAACTAGTcacattttaaataataataataataataattcgaTATTAAACGAGAGTAACCTTATAAGTAACAAGTTAAGAAACAATTTGTTATTAGAAgaaaagaatttattattaaaacaatcacatttgaatttattattaaataatcaattgaaattaaataatgtaatgtctttacaaaatttatataagaatgtattaaatataaatgactTAAATTTACCAACAATTGATGTAAATATAGAGAAGACCGCTAGAGAATTATATGTTGGTAACATTCCACAGCATATAGATATACAAGaaattgtaaaatatttaaattcttgtttattaattttatataataaagaaaatgaaaatgagaATATTTGTTTAAAAGCATGTATAAGAGGTGATACACATTATGCTTTTGTAGAATTTAGAAATATTCAGGATACATCTAATTGTATGTTATTAAAtggtattaatttttatggaAATAATCTAAGAATTGGAAGACCGAAAACTTTTCCTATTGAATATCATAGTTTAATACCACAAGCAACTATTCCAGCtattgataattattatttatctcAAGGATTAATTGGATTAAggtcttttattattttttgtaaaaatgaagaaaaaatgaaaaatgatgGATTACCTgttaatatgataaaattacaaaaattatGTGTATCGAATATATCAAAGAATAATGATACAAGtaaaattaaagaattattagAAGCTTTTGGAGAAATCAaaaattttgaatttttttatggAGATGAAACATCAGACACATATATAAGCTTAGTAGAATATGTAAATACCGAGAATGCTATACAAgcacataaaatattaaatcaaAATACAAGTTATAAAATTCAATTCGAACATGAAATAATTAATGATcctcatataaataatataattaaaaataaatatatgaaaacaGAAAATTCGATACTTTCTCTACAAGTTCCTACGAAAGTAATCGTTCTTAATAAAATAGCAACCTTTGAGGAACTTTCAGATTCGAGTGAATATAAGGATATAGTGGAAGACATCAAAATTGAGTGCGACAAATATGGAAAGACATTGGAGGTAGTGTTACCTGTTTTTTCGTATAGAACGTATGAGTATTTGAAGAGGGTATCGAAAAAAACGCAGGCAGGAAATGTAGACCCTTTGGAAAATCCCAtggataaagaaaataaaaatgatggtgataataaaaatgatgatgataataataaaaatgatggtgatgataataataatgatagtaatgataataataataatgatggtgatgacaataataatgatggtgataacaataatgatgatgacaataataatgatgatgacaataataatgatggtgatgacaataatgatgatgataacgAAGAAGAAGATTTAACACATCCTAATTATGATCTTACATCTATAGGATGTGCCTTTATCCATTTTGAAAATATAGAATCTGCAACAAAAGCTAGAAAAGAATTAAGTGGTAGAAAATTCGGAGCAAATATTATTGAAGCAAATTATTTTagtgaaaaaaaattcttaatgaaaaattttaaaaatgtaaaatataattttaaaaaatcgcATTCTTCCCTCTTTAATGTAAACTTAAAATTAGGTAATTTGACCTACTCAGACTGTTCAGATGAtgagtaa
- a CDS encoding protein SDA1, putative, with protein sequence MNEQKLKKQKFLNNLQHNICKNYKLYHSDFYDEFDKFLFNYSVVLLNPFKKNDLLCSQLNFLSFTCHYFSDLKEIKQELEKEEEEEEEEGGGKGDNKNMFTSEYDFEFSDIETDDDLKSENNKSDDFNDIEKKDMLNDAKVERDTYDEYNELLNINLELKKKEICNNINNEKNIKDIEEEEEKKIQNKKDTEDPLNKYHDLNEYINFLMIKNKEKINFVEELFFLITQLLIHFKHNLYNSVLLSIIKTLKQIRKYVDSIKYLQVFIFLSDIKINKIKSYIFKCVMDKIIFIHKNKKVNKIKNHVQNNNSVTNKNNKDLKNDILYLLHEAFIECGQKKRIRKKYSSSNFSYFNNITINETINNFSCSVLIELIKKNIFVNKINVNLISEGIFYKNLKIVKCVCYALLGKYDNKELVVKIEKEKIDKNKKIEELKNISNQTHQKLTKSKIKQLHIKKEKIMEEIYNNHNSSSDDEKELIGTTKKKNRKKKIDLSNYVNYTFIDFLFDPYTYSSNIFNLICSKYQFNNGTIKLLLLNILCRIYQRNKIIEENFFLYYENVLLHLKNKNTISRYLSIFIQCLHDYIPTPFIQRIVCVLIKKFLCEHLSEEFVYLIINSIIEIIIKFPNCLNEEIFEAVIVFKDYKNKQISTIIRRFINICKHVNPQVLHKKFLDKQTAILVQKKKILNKSGESVQENSLLQYSYLLGKVGTEKKKKKNNKKEKGENNLVDGKMNGNEMSDDDINDDNKDDNKDDNKDDNKDDNKDEISDDNINDNINDDNINDDDINDDDINDDDINDDDINDDDINDDDINDDDINDDDINDDDISDDNISDDNISDDNISDDNISDDNISDDNISDDNISDDNISDDDVNRKRKNNEIETNDNNKDNTLLHLNKKFKKEKRKEEKIKKELDIVDKNKKILCERILTDEDFKKLKKMRDYIANNKTVVLSELQDICDAEESDEDSSDNSSDSDKEKIITEEDLLYKKKLKKSQLMKIKTNKSENNRFKTNKEKEKKKSVMMLIQKFKGKKKKNALTEYGKLKKKLKGKLAARAKKKGILQKRIAKKLSRRKR encoded by the coding sequence ATGAatgaacaaaaattaaagaagcaaaaatttttgaataatttacaacataatatttgtaaaaattataaattatatcacAGTGATTTTTATGATGAGTTCGATAAATTTCTATTTAACTATAGTGTTGTGTTATTAAAcccttttaaaaaaaatgatcttTTATGTAGTCAATTAAACTTTTTAAGTTTCACGTGTCACTACTTTAGTGATTTAAAGGAAATTAAACAAGAGCTTGagaaagaagaagaagaagaagaagaagaagggGGGGGGAAgggtgataataaaaatatgtttacaAGTGAATATGATTTTGAATTTAGCGACATCGAAACAGATGATGATTTAAAAAGtgagaataataaaagtgatgattttaatgatatagaaaaaaaagatatgttAAATGATGCAAAGGTCGAAAGAGATACATATGATGAATACAATGAATTATTAAACATAAATTTagaattaaagaaaaaagaaatatgtaataatattaataatgaaaagaatataaaagatattgaggaagaagaagaaaaaaaaattcaaaacaaaaaagataCAGAAGAccctttaaataaatatcatgatttaaatgaatatataaactttttaatgattaaaaataaagagaaaataaattttgtagaagaattattttttttaattacacAACTACTAATTCATTTtaaacataatttatataattctgtTTTATTaagtattataaaaacattaaaacaaataagaaaatatgtagatagtattaaatatttacaagtctttatttttttaagcgatataaaaattaataaaattaaatcctatatttttaaatgtgtCATGgacaaaattatttttatacataaaaataaaaaagtaaataaaataaagaatcatgtacaaaataataattcagttactaataaaaataataaagatttaaaaaatgatatcctttatttattacatgaAGCATTTATAGAATGTggccaaaaaaaaagaatacgaaaaaaatattcttcaTCGAATTTTagttattttaataatattaccaTAAATGAaactattaataatttttcatgtAGTGTTTTAATAGAATTAatcaagaaaaatattttcgtaaataaaataaatgtaaaccTAATTAGTGAAGGtatcttttataaaaatttaaaaatcgTAAAATGTGTTTGTTATGCTCTTCTAggaaaatatgataataaagaacTGGTTGttaaaattgaaaaagaaaaaattgataaaaataaaaaaatcgaagaattaaaaaatataagtaatCAAACACATCAGAAATTAACAAAATCAAAAATTAAACAactacatataaaaaaagaaaaaattatggaagaaatttataataatcataattcaTCATCAGATGATGAAAAGGAACTTATAggaacaacaaaaaaaaaaaatcgaaaaaaaaaaattgatctATCAAATTATGttaattatacatttattgaTTTCTTATTTGATCCTTATACATATTCATCCAATATATTCAATTTAATATGTTCAAAATATCAATTTAATAATGGTACcatcaaattattattattaaacatTTTATGTAGAATTTATCAACGcaataaaattattgaagagaatttttttttatattatgaaaatgttttattacatttaaaaaataaaaacactATTTCAAGGTATTTATCCATATTTATTCAATGTTTACATGATTATATTCCTACACCTTTTATACAAAGAATTGTTTGTGTGCTAatcaaaaaatttttatgtgAACACCTGTCAGAAGAATTTGTATATCTGATTATTAATTCTATCATagaaattattatcaaattCCCAAATTGCTTAAACGAAGAAATATTTGAAGCAGTTATTGTTTTCaaagattataaaaataaacaaatttcAACCATCATAAGgagatttattaatatttgtaaaCATGTCAATCCACAAGtgttacataaaaaatttttggACAAACAAACAGCCATTTTggtgcaaaaaaaaaaaattctgaaCAAGTCAGGCGAAAGTGTTCAGGAAAATTCCTTGTTGCAATATTCCTATTTGCTTGGAAAAGTTGGGACtgaaaagaagaagaagaaaaataataaaaaggaaaagggtGAAAATAATTTGGTTGATGGTAAAATGAATGGAAACGAGATGAGTGATGATGatattaatgatgataataaggaTGATAATAAGGATGATAATAAGGATGATAATAAGGATGATAATAAGGATGAGAtaagtgatgataatattaatgataatattaatgatgataatattaatgatgatgatattaatgatgatgatattaatgatgatgatattaatgatgatgatattaatgatgatgatattaatgatgatgatattaatgatgatgatattaatgatgatgatattaatgatgatgatattaGTGACGATAATATTAGTGACGATAATATTAGTGACGATAATATTAGTGACGATAATATTAGTGACGATAATATTAGTGACGATAATATTAGTGACGATAATAttagtgatgataatattagtGACGATGATGTGaacagaaaaagaaaaaataacgAAATAGAAACGAATGATAACAACAAAGATAATACACTAttacatttaaataaaaaattcaaaaaagagaaaagaaaagaagaaaaaataaaaaaagaattagatATAGTAGACAAGAATAAAAAGATTTTATGTGAACGAATATTAACAGATGAAGATTTtaaaaaactaaaaaaaatgagagaTTATATTGCAAATAACAAAACAGTGGTATTATCAGAATTACAAGATATATGTGATGCTGAAGAAAGTGATGAAGATTCATCAGATAATAGCTCCGATAGtgataaggaaaaaattattacagaagaggatttattatataaaaagaaattaaagaaaagtcaattgatgaaaataaaaacaaataaaagtGAAAATAATAGATTTAAAACgaataaagaaaaggaaaaaaaaaaatcagtCATGATGTTAATACAAAAatttaaaggaaaaaaaaaaaaaaatgcttTAACCGAATATGgtaaacttaaaaaaaaactcaAAGGGAAATTGGCCGCAcgagcaaaaaaaaaaggaatactTCAAAAGAGAATAGCCAAAAAATTGAGcagaagaaaaagataa
- a CDS encoding PDCD2 domain-containing protein, putative yields the protein MVHVLLGYLDEKKKRKNELRDKHKINKKFVSKIGGKPFWLDRINLPDEKEFNCSVCNNMMIFLLQIYAPLDELGNCFHRCLYVFICIHCGDQAKCFRTQLPRNNPFYNYYLQDSNYVDDPTNENDELIPSDDTYNQISESDDTDNDMSDSEENIKNPTYTNNNNNNINININSINNNNNMININIDETNRNDDVNNGEHIDMNTNIIISNNENFNASETINSNSNSNSNINSNINSNSNSNSNSNSNINSNSNSNSNINSNSNNNCFEPTGNNLNESDDTTNQINESDHSTNPFNESDDTNNEHKTLEKKEKEINPYRNNNDNKKDNDVNNFIMNIKEDDENQEKKKEKNVNVICSKRLENDNCNNKILTQNMEKNNNFSVNADVKKKDTGSGTDYYMTLIKKDKNVFDKSVEYYFCCNICGIPCVNKFKKHKSCKLKKHIIFQEHKIYISDEDDCESSSTGSEMFSDFYGGDSNEELVNNKGGTYVLQINTKEKDNSRMTNFDVLHNENIPTTNNYDNTRNNYDITTNNYDNTTNNYDITTNNDDNTRNNYDNTTNNYDITTNNDDNTTNNISPDHGNETYESGETNKMDNLDNMDNNMKGNNTMNHVNGMCDVNNINVNNNNIHVIDYNKTDFYSNTNYSFNGKEQNKDDAEEIDLDISEMKAFEQIQRDIEHTRNIDKVFKNYIKKIQRFPSQFIRYSYNGTALYSSCDIFNSNRNNVSELPNTNNKSHNNMNNIYNTFNTNKVPRCHICKRRKVFEFQVLSTIINFLKINKNIQVDNNIALNSKFAYLAIYTCENNCDIFDINNFKESQRRQHKNRYIQEYVYVQVEN from the coding sequence ATGGTACATGTATTACTAGGCTATTTAGATGAGAAGAAGAAGAGGAAGAATGAATTAAGGGATAagcataaaattaataaaaagtttGTTTCTAAAATCGGTGGGAAACCCTTTTGGTTAGATAGAATTAATTTACCGGATGAGAAAGAATTTAATTGTTCCGTATGTAACAACATgatgatatttttattacagaTTTATGCGCCCTTAGATGAGCTTGGAAATTGTTTTCATCgatgtttatatgtattcataTGTATACATTGTGGTGATCAAGCAAAATGTTTTAGAACACAATTACCAAGAAATAAtccattttataattattatttacaagaTTCGAATTATGTGGATGATCCaacaaatgaaaatgatgaattGATTCCTTCTGATGATACATATAATCAAATTAGTGAATCGGATGATACGGATAATGACATGAGTGATagtgaagaaaatataaaaaatcccacatatacaaataataataataataatattaatattaatattaatagtattaataataataataatatgataaatatcaATATTGATGAAACAAATCGTAACGACGATGTGAATAATGGAGAACATATAGATatgaatacaaatataattattagtaataatgaaaattttaatgCTAGTGAAACcattaatagtaatagtaatagtaatagtaatattaatagtaatattaatagtaatagtaatagtaatagtaatagtaatagtaatattaatagtaatagtaatagtaatagtaatattaatagtaatagtaataataattgctTCGAACCGACGGGGAATAATTTGAACGAATCAGACGATACTACTAACCAAATAAACGAGTCTGACCATAGCACAAACCCATTTAACGAATCTGACGATACAAATAATGAACATAAAACATTAGAAaagaaggaaaaagaaataaatccatatagaaataataatgataataagaaGGATAATgatgtaaataattttattatgaatattaaagaagatgatgaaaatCAAGAAAAGAAGAAGGAAAAGAACGTAAACGTTATTTGCTCAAAAAGATTGGAAAATGATAATTGCAATAATAAAATTCTTACACagaatatggaaaaaaataataattttagtGTTAATGCagatgtaaaaaaaaaagatacgGGTTCAGGAACAGACTATTATATGACATTAATAAAGAAAGATAAGAATGTTTTTGATAAAAGCGtggaatattatttttgttgtaATATTTGTGGAATTCCTTGTGtcaataaatttaaaaaacataaatcTTGTAAACTTAAGAAGCATATAATTTTCCAAGaacacaaaatatatattagcgATGAAGATGATTGTGAAAGTAGTAGTACAGGAAGCGAGATGTTTTCTGATTTTTATGGAGGAGATTCTAATGAAGAActtgttaataataaaggtGGTACTTATGTTCTTCAAATTAATACAAAAGAAAAGGATAATTCGAGGATGACAAATTTTGATGTTTtacataatgaaaatataccTACAAcgaataattatgataacacaaggaataattatgatattacaacgaataattatgataacacaacgaataattatgatattacaacgaataatgatgataacacaaggaataattatgataacacaacgaataattatgatattacaacaaataatgatgataatacaaCGAATAATATATCTCCTGATCATGGTAATGAAACATATGAAAGTGgagaaacaaataaaatggataatctcgataatatggataataacATGAAAGGAAATAATACTATGAATCATGTAAATGGTATGTGtgatgttaataatataaatgtgaacaacaataatattcatgttatcgattataataaaacagaCTTTTATAGTAACACCAATTATTCATTTAACggaaaagaacaaaataaagatgatGCAGAAGAAATTGATTTAGATATCAGCGAAATGAAAGCTTTTGAACAGATACAAAGAGATATTGAGCATACAAGGAATATTGATaaagtttttaaaaattatataaaaaaaatccaAAGATTCCCAAGTCAGTTTATAagatattcatataatgGTACAGCTCTTTATTCGTCATGTGACATATTTAATAGTAACAGAAATAATGTATCGGAACTAccaaatacaaataataaatctcacaataatatgaataatatttataatacatttaatacTAATAAGGTTCCTCGGTGTCATATttgtaaaagaagaaaagtaTTTGAATTCCAAGTTCTCTCAACCATTAttaactttttaaaaataaacaaaaatatacaagttgataataatatagccTTAAATTCGAAGTTTGCTTACCTTGCCATATATACATGTGAAAATAATTGTGACATATTCGATATAAACAATTTTAAAGAATCACAAAGAAGACAACACaaaaatagatatattcAAGAATATGTCTATGTGCAAGTtgaaaattaa
- a CDS encoding transcription initiation factor IIA subunit 1, putative — protein sequence MSLLSDSDLKEIHKKIIDSTIKNCGQFYNARILEAIKMRWIKIYEQKLRNKELGLVSNKKENKNSKIQLSDDFDDDEFEDADVEEKEIVEIQEEVENDPAEEDELNDLDNISISDLSDVDPETNNIIIGVCDKISKPCGRRNVGSNWKIKLKGGLMKIDGKEMFFHGLQGELEF from the exons atgtcttTATTGAGTGATTCTGATTTAAAGGAAATTCATAAAAAGATTATTGACA GCACAATAAAAAATTGTGGTCAGTTTTATAATGCAAGAATATTGGAAGCAATAAAAATG aggtggataaaaatatatgagcAGAAATTAAGAAACAAG GAACTTGGATTAGTCTC gaacaaaaaggaaaacaaaAACAGCAAAATACAATTAAGTG acGATTTTGATGATGACGAATTTGAAGATGCCGATgttgaagaaaaagaaatagtaGAAA TTCAAGAAGAAGTTGAAAATGATCCAGCCGAAGAAG ATGAATTAAATGACCTGGACAATATTTCTATAAGCGATTTAAGTGACGTTGACCCAGAAacgaataatattataataggaGTTTGTGATAAG ataTCTAAACCTTGTGGTAGAAGAAATGTTGGAAGTAATTGGAAAATTAAACTGAAAGGAGGACTTATGAAG ATTGATGGGAAGGAAATGTTTTTTCACGGTTTACAAGGAGAATTGGAATTTTAA